GTGACCCTCACCGAGGGCGCCTGCCGGATCAAGAGCGCCGAGGACCTCTCGATCAAGTCGGACGCCTTCCAGCTCCCCTGGCAGGCCCTGCTCCACGAGTGCGGCCACAAGGGCCTGGACGAGGCGGCGACCGTCAGCTTCGACGTCACCCTCACCAATTAGCGCTCCGCGCGCTGCGATCGCCCCCCGGACGAAAGCTTGAAGGTTTCGTCCGGGGGGCTTGTTCAAACGGACGTTTTCCGCCCCCGCTAGCTCCTTTATCCTGAGAGGCACAGAGAGGTGGCCTGCAGGAGGGCCACATGGCAGCCACCGACCCGCGACCCCGTCGCCTGGCGGCGCTGCGTCGCTTGCTTCACGACGAGGGCCTGGACGCGCTCCTCGTCACCCACCTTCCGAACATTCGCTACCTGACGGGCTTCACCGGCACCGCCGCTCAGCTCATCATCTCGGCGCACGCATGCCTGCTCGTTTTGGACTTCCGCTACGTGCAGCAGGCCGCACGCGAAGCGCCGCATTGCACCCTCGTCCAAGCCCACGGGGCGGGCTTCGAGGACGCTACGGTCGAGGCCATCCTGCTCTCCGAGAGCAAGCGCTTAGGCTTCGAGAGCGGCCACCTCAGCTACTGGGACCACGGCCGGCTCGAAGTCCGGCTGGGCAAGGCCGTGAAACTCGTCCCCTCGGGCGGCGAGGTCGAGCGCCTGCGCCTGATCAAGGACGCCTCCGAGATCGAGGCCCTGCGCACGGCAAGCCGCCTGACCCGCGAGGCCGTCGACGAGGTGCTCTCGCACCTGCGCGTCGGCGATAGCGAGGCGGCGATCGCCTCCAAGCTCGAAGCCCGCTTCCGCGAGACAAGCCTCGAAGGGGCCGCCTTCGACACGCTGGTCGCAAGCGGCGAACGCTCCGCCCAGATCCACGCCCGGGTCAGCCCGCACGCCGTGCGCCAGGGCGAGATGCTGCTCATCGATTGCGGGGCCTCCTACCGGGGCTACAAGGCCGACATGAGCCGCACGGTCATGCCGGGGGGCGCTTCCAAGCGCTTCGAAGAAGTCGAGGGCGCCGTGCGTGAGGCGCTCGACAAGGTGATCGCCGCGATCCGGCCCGGGGCGTCGCTCGGGGAGCTGGATGCGATCGCGCGCCAAGCGCTCGCCGAGCATGGGCTCGCCGAGGCCTTTCTCCACGGCCTGGGGCATGGGATAGGGCTCGAGGTCCACGAAGAGCCATGGCTCGCTCCTTGCGAGGAGGGGACGCTCGAAGCGGGGATGACGATCGCCGTCGAGCCCGGGGTCTACCTTGAGGGATGGGGCGGAGTGAGGCTCGAAGAGACGATCCTCGTCACCCCCAAAGGCTGCGAGGTCCTGACTCAGGGCCCCCGCGCGAGCGAGGTTCCTGGTGTGCTATCATTGTGACTAAGTTTCGTCACCCACCGCGTCCTACGCATCACGAGGAATCGCCCAAGTATGATCTCGTCGAACGACCTGCGCCCCGGCACGACCATCGAGATGGAAGGTGTCGCTTACACCGTCGTGGATTTCCAGCACGTCAAGCCCGGCAAGGGCGCAGCCTTCGTGCGTACCAAGCTCAAGAACATCAAGACCGGCAACACCAACGAGGTCACCTTCCGCGCCGGTGAGAAGATCGCCAAGGCCAACCTCGAGAAGAAGGAATACCAGTTCATGTACGCGACTGGTGACGACTTCAACTTCATGGACAACGAGACCTACGACCAGATCGAGCTCACCCGCGAGAAGCTGGCCGATTCGGCCAAGTGGCTCAAGGAAGGCATGATGGTCGAAATCCTGTACTTCCAGGGCGCCATCATGGGGATCAGCATCCCCAACTTCGTCGAACTCGAGATCATCGACACCCCCCCCGGCGTCAAGGGCGACACCGCCTCGGGCGGCGGCAAGCCCGCGACCCTCGAGGGCGGCGCCGTCGTGCAGGTGCCCTTCTTCGTCAACCAGGGCGACAAGATCCGCGTCGACACCCGCACCGGCGAGTACCTCGACCGCGTATAACGATCCTCTCGTCATTGTCGGCGGTGGCCAGGCCCGCGTTCGGGCCGGACGGCTTCGTCTTTACGGCCACCGCCTTTCCAGCACCAAGGAGGCTTCCCGTTGGAACTCGGCATCACCGATATCCGCGCTCTCATCGAACTCGTTGATTCTTCCACCATCGGGGAGTTCACCCTCGAAAGCGGTAGCGTCCGCCTGCAGCTCAAGAAGGCCGTCGCGCCCCAGGCCGCGGTGATCGCCGCTCCCGCCCCCGTGGCGATGGCCCCGGTGGCTGCGCCCGTCATGGCCGCCGTCCCCGCGGCTGCCCCGGCCCCTGTCGCTCCCGCGGCCCCTGCGGCCCCGGTCGAAGCGGCGCCCTCGGCCGCGCGCCACGTGGTCAAGTCGCCCATGGTCGGCACCTTCTACGCGGCTCCCTCGCCCGACGCCAAGCCCTACGCTTCGATCGGCGATCGCGTCGAGGCCGGCCAGGTGCTCTGCATCATCGAGGCCATGAAGCTCATGAACGAGATCGAGACCGAAGTCGCTGGCACCATCTCCAAGGTCCTCGTCAAGAACGGTGAGCCCGTCGAGTTCGGGCAGCCCCTGTTCGAAATCGAGTAGGCCTGTGTTTCGCAAGATCCTGATCGCCAACCGCGGCGAGATCGCCCTGCGCGTCCTGCGCGCCTGCGAGGAGCTCGGCGTCAAGACGGTCGTCGTCTACAGCGAGGCCGACCGCGACAGCCTGCCGGTCAAGCTCGCGGACGAGGCCTACTGCATCGGCCCGGCGCAGTCGACCCAGAGCTACCTCAACATCCCGAACATCATCTCGGCGGCCGTCGTCTCGGGCGCCGAGGCGATCCACCCCGGCTACGGCTTTTTGGCCGAGAACGCGCGCTTCGCGCAGATCTGCCAGGACCACGGCCTCAAGTTCATCGGTCCCAGCGCGGACGTCATCGAGGGAATGGGCGACAAGATCAACGCCAAGGACCTCATGAAGCGCGCGGGCGTCCCCACGGTGCCCGGCACCGACGGCCCCATCGAGGACCTGGCCGAGGCCACCCGCCTGGCCGAAGAGATGGGCTTCCCCGTCATCATCAAGGCGGCGGCGGGCGGCGGCGGGCGCGGCATGCGCATCGTCCAGCACCCCGGCCAGTTCCAGGAGCAGGCGGAGCTCGCCCAGCAGGAGGCGGTCGCCGCCTTCGGCAACGGCGCGGTCTACCTCGAGAAGTACCTGGAAGAGCCCCGCCACATCGAGTTCCAGGTGATCGTGGACCAGGCGGGCAACGCCATCCACCTGGGCGAGCGCGACTGCTCGGTCCAGCGCCGTCACCAGAAGCTGCTCGAAGAGGCCCCCTCGCCGTCGCTCACCCCCGAGCTGCGCGAGAAGATGGGCAAGGACGCCATCAAGGCCGTGACCGCCCTTGCTTACGAGGGCGTGGGCACCGTCGAGTTCCTGCTCGATCGGCACGGCAACTACTACT
The DNA window shown above is from bacterium and carries:
- the accB gene encoding acetyl-CoA carboxylase biotin carboxyl carrier protein; translated protein: MELGITDIRALIELVDSSTIGEFTLESGSVRLQLKKAVAPQAAVIAAPAPVAMAPVAAPVMAAVPAAAPAPVAPAAPAAPVEAAPSAARHVVKSPMVGTFYAAPSPDAKPYASIGDRVEAGQVLCIIEAMKLMNEIETEVAGTISKVLVKNGEPVEFGQPLFEIE
- a CDS encoding aminopeptidase P family protein; amino-acid sequence: MAATDPRPRRLAALRRLLHDEGLDALLVTHLPNIRYLTGFTGTAAQLIISAHACLLVLDFRYVQQAAREAPHCTLVQAHGAGFEDATVEAILLSESKRLGFESGHLSYWDHGRLEVRLGKAVKLVPSGGEVERLRLIKDASEIEALRTASRLTREAVDEVLSHLRVGDSEAAIASKLEARFRETSLEGAAFDTLVASGERSAQIHARVSPHAVRQGEMLLIDCGASYRGYKADMSRTVMPGGASKRFEEVEGAVREALDKVIAAIRPGASLGELDAIARQALAEHGLAEAFLHGLGHGIGLEVHEEPWLAPCEEGTLEAGMTIAVEPGVYLEGWGGVRLEETILVTPKGCEVLTQGPRASEVPGVLSL
- the accC gene encoding acetyl-CoA carboxylase biotin carboxylase subunit — encoded protein: MFRKILIANRGEIALRVLRACEELGVKTVVVYSEADRDSLPVKLADEAYCIGPAQSTQSYLNIPNIISAAVVSGAEAIHPGYGFLAENARFAQICQDHGLKFIGPSADVIEGMGDKINAKDLMKRAGVPTVPGTDGPIEDLAEATRLAEEMGFPVIIKAAAGGGGRGMRIVQHPGQFQEQAELAQQEAVAAFGNGAVYLEKYLEEPRHIEFQVIVDQAGNAIHLGERDCSVQRRHQKLLEEAPSPSLTPELREKMGKDAIKAVTALAYEGVGTVEFLLDRHGNYYFMEINTRIQVEHPVTELISRVDLVQEQIRIAAGAPLSLKQEDVRLTGHAIECRINAEDPDKGFRPSPGTITAYLTPGGPGVRVDSHVYPGYTIPPYYDSMVAKLVVWAEDRPKAIARMQRALNEYAITGVKTTIPLHQKILDNAFFRKGEVYTNFLPRRILGG
- the efp gene encoding elongation factor P, giving the protein MISSNDLRPGTTIEMEGVAYTVVDFQHVKPGKGAAFVRTKLKNIKTGNTNEVTFRAGEKIAKANLEKKEYQFMYATGDDFNFMDNETYDQIELTREKLADSAKWLKEGMMVEILYFQGAIMGISIPNFVELEIIDTPPGVKGDTASGGGKPATLEGGAVVQVPFFVNQGDKIRVDTRTGEYLDRV